A window of Bacteroidota bacterium contains these coding sequences:
- a CDS encoding type I restriction endonuclease subunit R — MKFTEEKLERAFIELLGQEGFPYRLGNTLTRKSEEVLIEEDLQNFLLTQYAGQGITVNEIKSIILQLKSLSASDLYESNKTFLKMLSDGFILKREDRSQKDIYIQLINYAGLNKHRQPDAAQLISIAAEPEEVYPPDNNIYKFVNQLEIIGSEKRIPDGIVYINGLPLVVFEFKSAIREEATIFDAFKQLTVRYRRDIPELFKYNAFCVISDGVNNKSGSFFAPYEFFYGWRRVAGLAKDVDGIDSMFTLIQGMFHKNRLRDIIRNFIYIPDSSKKNEKIVCRYPQYYAARALYDNIKKAQKPEGNGKGGTYFGATGCGKSFTMLYLTRLLMKSEYFESPTIVLITDRTDLDDQLSGQFTNAKNFIGDNTVVSVESRANLRELIQGRQSGGVFLTTIHKFTEDTQLLTDRPNVICISDEAHRSQVNLDQKVKVTEKGVTKTYGFAKYLHDSLPNATFVGFTGTPIDATLDVFGKVVDAYTMTESVKDEITVRIVYEGRAAKVLLNNSKLKEIEDYYAKCAEIGSNENQIEQSKKEMAHMYAIIGDPDRLKAVAEDFVNHYENRVSEGSTVKGKAMFVCSTREIAYELYKNIIALKPEWNEILAAEEGAELTDKDKRELKPIERIKLIATQGKDDEKDMYDLLGTKDYRKELDRQFKNEKSNFKIAIVVDMWLTGFDVPFLDSIYIDKPIQRHNLIQTISRVNRKFEGKNKGLVVDYIGIKTQMNLALKQYSEGDKDNFEDIAESIIIVRNHLDLLAKLFHTFDNSKYFKGTTIQQLNTLNLAAEYVQQSKDFETRFMGLVKRLKAAYDICAGSEQLTQLERDYTHFYLAVRSIVFKLTKGNAPDTAQMNAKVREMIKEALQSEGVEEIFKLGDEAETEQDIFDEDYLAKIDKIKLPNTKIKLLQQLLAKVIAEIKKVNRVKGIDFTKKMQALVERYNNRDVNDILRSEVYEEMANALTDLIWEVHKEFAAGDALGIDFEEKAFYDILKELCVKYDFKYPDDKMIDLAKAVKDLVDGQAKFPDWNKRDDIKSALKVGLILLLDEFGYPPVERDEVYVEIFEQAENFKKNKI, encoded by the coding sequence ATGAAATTCACGGAAGAAAAATTAGAGAGAGCATTTATCGAATTGTTAGGGCAAGAAGGATTTCCCTACCGATTAGGCAATACTTTAACTCGTAAGTCTGAAGAAGTATTGATAGAAGAAGATTTACAAAACTTTCTTTTAACACAATACGCTGGGCAAGGCATTACAGTCAATGAAATCAAATCTATTATTCTTCAACTCAAATCGCTTTCCGCTTCCGACCTTTATGAAAGCAACAAAACATTTTTAAAAATGCTTTCAGACGGTTTTATTCTCAAACGAGAAGACCGCAGCCAAAAAGATATTTACATTCAGCTTATCAATTACGCAGGACTAAACAAACACCGCCAACCTGATGCAGCCCAGTTAATTTCTATTGCTGCCGAACCCGAAGAAGTTTATCCACCAGACAATAACATTTACAAGTTTGTAAACCAATTAGAAATTATTGGTTCAGAAAAACGTATTCCTGATGGTATTGTTTATATCAACGGTTTGCCTTTGGTGGTATTTGAATTCAAATCTGCCATTCGTGAAGAAGCCACTATTTTCGATGCTTTCAAGCAATTAACGGTTCGTTACCGCAGAGATATTCCTGAACTGTTTAAATACAATGCTTTTTGTGTTATTAGCGATGGCGTAAATAACAAGTCAGGTTCATTCTTTGCCCCGTATGAGTTTTTCTATGGCTGGCGCAGAGTGGCAGGTTTGGCAAAAGATGTGGACGGCATTGACAGTATGTTTACACTCATACAGGGAATGTTTCACAAAAACCGATTACGAGATATTATTCGCAACTTCATTTACATTCCTGATAGCTCAAAGAAAAATGAAAAAATTGTTTGTCGCTATCCGCAATACTATGCAGCAAGAGCATTATATGACAATATCAAAAAAGCCCAAAAGCCCGAAGGAAACGGAAAAGGTGGAACTTATTTTGGTGCCACAGGATGCGGAAAAAGTTTTACTATGCTTTATCTCACAAGATTGTTGATGAAGAGCGAATACTTTGAAAGTCCGACTATTGTTTTAATAACTGACCGTACCGATTTAGATGACCAACTTTCGGGACAATTTACCAATGCTAAAAATTTCATAGGCGACAATACTGTTGTAAGTGTGGAGAGCAGGGCCAATTTGAGAGAATTAATTCAAGGCAGACAAAGCGGAGGCGTTTTCTTAACCACGATTCACAAGTTTACGGAGGACACACAACTTCTTACCGATAGACCAAACGTGATTTGTATTTCTGACGAAGCTCACAGAAGCCAAGTAAACCTTGACCAAAAAGTAAAAGTTACCGAGAAAGGCGTTACCAAAACTTATGGCTTCGCCAAATACTTGCACGATTCATTGCCCAATGCCACATTTGTTGGTTTCACAGGAACTCCCATAGATGCAACGTTGGATGTATTTGGGAAAGTGGTGGATGCTTACACAATGACCGAATCGGTGAAAGATGAAATCACTGTGCGGATTGTTTATGAAGGCAGAGCAGCAAAAGTGTTGTTGAACAATTCCAAACTCAAAGAGATTGAAGATTATTACGCCAAGTGTGCTGAAATAGGCAGCAACGAAAATCAGATTGAACAGAGCAAAAAGGAAATGGCACACATGTATGCCATCATTGGCGACCCTGACCGTTTAAAAGCAGTTGCCGAAGACTTTGTAAACCATTATGAAAACAGAGTTTCGGAAGGTTCAACCGTGAAAGGCAAAGCAATGTTTGTGTGTAGCACTCGTGAAATTGCTTATGAGTTGTATAAAAACATTATTGCCCTAAAACCCGAATGGAATGAAATACTTGCAGCAGAAGAAGGAGCAGAACTCACCGACAAAGACAAACGAGAACTAAAACCCATTGAACGAATAAAGTTGATTGCCACCCAAGGAAAGGACGATGAAAAAGATATGTATGATTTGTTAGGCACAAAAGATTATCGCAAAGAACTTGACAGACAATTCAAAAATGAAAAATCGAATTTCAAAATCGCAATAGTAGTTGATATGTGGCTCACAGGTTTTGATGTGCCGTTCTTGGATAGCATTTACATTGACAAACCTATTCAACGACATAATTTAATTCAAACTATTTCAAGAGTAAACCGCAAGTTTGAAGGAAAGAACAAAGGTTTGGTTGTGGATTATATCGGCATCAAAACACAAATGAATCTGGCCTTGAAGCAATACAGCGAAGGCGACAAAGATAATTTTGAAGACATTGCTGAATCTATAATCATTGTAAGAAATCATTTAGACCTTTTGGCTAAACTGTTTCACACCTTTGACAATTCAAAATATTTTAAAGGCACTACTATTCAGCAATTAAATACGTTGAATTTGGCTGCTGAATATGTGCAACAAAGCAAAGACTTTGAAACCCGTTTTATGGGCTTGGTAAAGCGACTAAAAGCCGCTTATGATATTTGTGCAGGAAGCGAACAATTAACTCAGTTAGAAAGAGATTACACACATTTTTATTTGGCAGTTCGTTCTATTGTTTTCAAACTCACCAAAGGTAATGCACCCGACACAGCACAGATGAACGCTAAAGTTCGGGAAATGATAAAAGAAGCGTTGCAAAGTGAAGGTGTAGAAGAAATTTTCAAGCTCGGTGATGAAGCAGAAACCGAACAAGACATATTTGATGAAGATTATTTAGCGAAAATTGATAAAATCAAATTGCCGAATACTAAAATCAAATTGCTTCAACAGTTATTGGCTAAAGTGATTGCAGAAATTAAAAAAGTAAATCGTGTAAAAGGAATTGACTTTACTAAAAAGATGCAAGCTCTTGTTGAACGCTACAACAACCGTGATGTAAATGATATTTTGAGAAGTGAAGTGTATGAGGAAATGGCAAACGCTTTGACAGACTTGATTTGGGAAGTTCACAAAGAATTTGCAGCAGGAGACGCTTTAGGAATTGACTTTGAAGAAAAAGCATTTTACGACATTCTTAAAGAACTGTGTGTAAAATACGACTTCAAGTATCCTGATGACAAAATGATTGACCTTGCAAAAGCTGTGAAAGACTTGGTTGATGGACAAGCCAAATTTCCTGATTGGAATAAACGTGATGATATTAAATCAGCTTTGAAAGTTGGTTTGATTTTATTATTGGATGAGTTTGGTTATCCACCGGTGGAAAGGGATGAAGTGTATGTAGAGATTTTTGAACAGGCGGAGAATTTTAAGAAAAATAAAATTTAA